A stretch of DNA from Malus sylvestris chromosome 9, drMalSylv7.2, whole genome shotgun sequence:
ATGTATGATATACAACTCAAGGCGAAACATGTACATCCCATTGGTACTTCAACTGCATCCATAGGGAGTTAAAAGTAGTGATGTTGGTGCAGTGCGCCCGAATATAAACCTTATAATCGTATACGTTTTTAGAGTTGCTCAACCCTTGTATTCTAGTCCATATTAATAATTAGCTCTTAGTCTAATGATACATTTTTATTCTGAATATCAACACCAGTCTCAAGTTCAAATTGCCCATTCTATATAAGAAATGATGCTCGAATGTAAGTATCTAGGTGTTCAAATCTGAAAACAAAACCTATCTtgttggaaatcataagcacaAAATACGTCGTTAATTACATTCTTCTTAAAAAATGATGTTTGAATCCACTTAAATTTTTGCGCCGGAATGATCTTATCTAGAAAAGCTTTATTCTATTGGAAATCATAATGATGGATATTTCATTATTGATGATTGCTGAGGTCGAAACTGCAAGTTTTAGTGGAGTTGGTGATTGTTGAGGTCGTTCATAGCGGAGAATTTGAAAATGATGTTCATTGTTAGTGTTATGACAGAAAAAATTGTCCTTTAATTTTTCACCTTGGACTTGGTGttaacaaaaaaatagaatagaaaataatattaagaacaccaaacttttaaaacaaaatttaaattttatgtgccactaataaaaaataatcaagttgCTAATCACGAGGTCAATCATGAGAAAGAGGGGAAGACGTAGAAAAATTGAACTCAACTATGGACTGCCTGCGACACTTTGATTTTGACATCGGCCAATTTGAGCCTGTCATATATCTTTGGCCTTTTATTCACTTCCTACATTTCGGGGAACCctatcttcttttcttttccatttcaaaACTGTCCAAAAACCTTTTACTTTACTTTTGcctttgaatttaaatttggataATGCTGCTGTTTAGTATTATGATATAGAATTATTTCTTTCATTTGTAAATTAGATATGTTAGGTTTAATTATCgccaaatgcaaatttgaaccaaTTATTGCaagctcattgtgaggttaagccacCCCCTCCACTTAGTATagttaatatcatttgttcaaattttttttttgagtaatgctatggagatcaaatttttttgggtaaattacattttaccccctcaaGTTTGAGTGCAATTGCAATACcttacaacaactttaaaacatttcaatttcatacatccattagaAAATCCATTAAGTAAACCGTTAAATGATGACATGGTAAATATGGGATCCatatttgtgctgatgtggctaccaactttgtgccacatggcaaaaaaataattttttatgcatttaaaatataataatttaccctattgttaaataaaaaaaataataaatttacaaaaaaaaaaaacccatcttccTTACTCGAccccttccttctctctcccccaaaacccactcctccctcttcacctccccGACCCACCTTCTCCACCTTCTCCACCTTCTCcctctttttcactctcttcacctccacCTTCTTCCTAAAATCCAGCTCATTGAATGACTCGGCCCATGGAAACTCCATCGAGGCTCAAACCCTAATCATATCCAGAGATTCGTGGATTGTGATACCGTGACTCCGGCGATGAACTTAGTCACCgagaatgtgaagaatgaagGTGAGAAAGGAAAGATTACTACAGGCCATGGCGACTTGTTCCACTTGAAAACCGTCAAAGTGGTGGATGTGGTTCGGAGAACTTGGGGATAAATTGGACCTTGGGGAACCATCTGGACGGCAACGGCGGGCTTGAGCTGGGCCTTCTAGGCCCGGGAGTGGTGGTGGGAGGTGAGGTAAAGGGAGAGGAGGACGAGGGTGATTGCCCAGATCCCCTTGTCAATTTGGGGTGGGGGGTTGCGGGGGAGgatggggtggggtggggggttgTGAGGGAGGGTGGGGTGGAGTGGGATGGGGGGTTTGGGTTGTGGGGAGGGGGAAGGGGTCGGGAAGGAAGAtggggtttggttttgttttgttttttttttaataatagggtaaattattatattttaaatccaCAAAGTTGGCAACCATATTAGCACAAATGTGGATCCCATatttgccacatcatcacttaaagGTTTACTTAACTAATTTTCTAatagatgtatgaaattgaaataaaattataagtaaatgtatgaaattgaaatattttaaagatgttgtaaggtaTTGCAATTGTACTCAAACTTGagagggtaaaatgtaatttatctaattttttttaaccaaatttgaaaattaaataatgtgattgtagatgattaaattattaattaaatatgaattaacatgattacttcttattagtgacatatcatttgatttaaaaaatttgatatgCATTTACCTTTAAATTTCTTAGGCTGCCAGTAAAGTGAAAACTCTTGAGAGTTATAAACCCAAATCTTTGtctttcttaaaaataaaaaaattatttaaagacCACCATATCCCCGATGATGCCAATCTTCAACGCTTGTTAGACCAAACCAAGAAAAAAGCtgtctcttctctctctcaagaGGCAAGAAGAAGTatacatacatatgtatatatatatattatgtattgATTTGAATATTTGATATTGAATCATTAGATGGCGGGATACAAAGGTGACGACGAGTATGATTACTTGTTCAAGCTGGTATTGATTGGGGATTCTGGGGTGGGAAAATCGAACCTGCTTTCTAGGTTCACCAGGAACGAGTTTAATTTGGAGTCCAAGTCTACTATCGGGGTCGAATTTGCCACTAAAACTTTGACTGTTGATGCAAAGCTCATCAAAGCTCAGATTTGGGACACTGCTGGCCAAGAAAGGTGACTGtttctcctctttcttttttccttttttcctctCAGTATTCTCTatattgtttgtttttgtgatttggGTTTTGATACTTTTTGCTGATTATATATACTTGGGAAAATTTTGATATATAATATCTTGGTTCGAGTTTGATCGTATTGCATGCTCAGTAGTTGGTTGGGTTACTCTTTCAGTTTCTTCGGattatttatttgtgaagaCTTGACAGATTATTTTGTATGAGGGTATTGATATCTGAGGTGAACAAGAGAAACCCGAAACTCGGTTTTGTCAAaagagttttctttttttttttttcagaaatttcATGGGGTTATGGTGTTTTTCTCTGTCTCCCTAAGTATTAgacatttattttgaatttttacctgagtaaattgtagcgatgctccctcaattttaatgaaattggagtaatggtccctcaactaaaaatccattatcattggtccctcaacttatcaaaatgtgtagctatagtcattttcatcaattttgtcaaaataagttatgttggaataaccatttatataattagggtccctcaactcatcaaagtgtaattatggtcattttcatcaactatgtcaaaatttttgtcaaaacgagttatgttggaaggaccaatgctacaattgggttaaagttaagggaccatttctctagttgaattaaagttgagggaccaatgataaatgatttttagttgagggaccatagctgcacattttgatgagttgagggaccaatggtaatagatttttagttaagggaccattgctccaattgagttaaagttaagggaccatagctacaatttactctttttacCTGTAGTTTCGTGGAGTTTTGCATACGCGGATTATTGCAGTCCTATTGTTCTTGGGGAAAGGATAGTTTgatacttgtatatataattgttTGAGGAAGATATTCTGTTATATGAAAGTGAAGAACTTGATACTAAACGTGCTTATGATTTGAAATGGTGCTTGCTCTAATCATATAGTTGCGAATAGCCTCCTATACGGTTAGCTACATCTCCTACTGCCTTTAGTTTTGTTTCTGCCTGGGGTTTTAGTATCTACTATCTAGGAGTTTTGAATTTCGTATCTTCATGTTGCACTTTACATTTCTTATAGATACTTTAACATACAAATACAATTAATGATTATATTTCACTTAGTCATGCGTAAATGTGTTGAAATTCCGGTGTAATTTATGGCCAATTTCGTGAAGCCTGGCAAACAGTTGCAATCATTCAGAACTGGTTTATATAGTTTCTTCTTCTGTTAATATTAAAGcaatatacaacaacaacaacaacaacaaagccttttcccactaagtggggtcggctatatgaatcctagaacgccattgcgctcggttttgtgtcatgtcctccgttagatccaagtactctaagtcttttcttagagtctcttccaataTGCGTCATAATATTTGGACAATTTATATGGCATTAAGTTGCGTAATGGTTCAAGCAATTGGTTTTCTGATTATAGGATAGATCAGTAAATCTTTACCATGCAACTGATTAGGAATTAGGATGACATCTAACTTATTGTTTACTGTGCTTTCAATATTCTTAAGTTTCTAGAACACAAGTCCGCATCCTCCCCATCCGTCCTTGATATGTCAATGCTGTCTCTTCTGtacattgaagaagaagacagcAGCAGCAACTTAGGATGTTAGATTGTGTTCTTTAATCCTTCGAAGGCTATGAACTGGAGAGAAACTGAGATTTCTTAGGATATTAGATTGTGTTCTTTAATCCTTCCAAGGCTATTAACTGGAGAGAAACTGAGATTTCTGGTGATGTTATCTTACTCTTTGAAAATGTATTAGATAGTAAATTTCCATGCCATGTGCACCCTGATAAGTGTTTGTTAGGCAAATTACTATGAGTCCTATGCAAAGCACTATAATATGTCTTAGTGGACATGTTATAGGTGTAAGGCACCGAAAAGCAGCTGGCAGCATGTTTAGTAGTAAGATATATTAGGATGTGAAGTAAATACTATGCAATTGGTTACTAGATGAATAATAAAGAGCTGCATCCTATACTAAAAAATGAGACAAGCGTGCATTCTTTAGACCCATAGCTGCATCCTATACTAATAAACTTataccacaggggtttaaatccgaatttttttaccacagggactatcatccgaataccttatcaccacggggaccatttatccgattaggcctaaatttttttctaaaaagaaTGAGTCTGTTGAAAATTTTATAGAAAGTGATGTTGGTGAAGAATTAAGATGTTAGTGATGACCATATTGATGTAAAGGAAAATGTTGGTGATGTAGAGCAAAACACCCTCATGGGCTTGAGGGCCTAGCCCACTTAGCTTCGACTGGGTTCCAAACCTCAttgaatatttttaaatatatgttTTCGTATTGAAAAAGGCACATTTTTAGCGTTCACCCCAGGCACCAAAAAACTCTGGGCCGGCCTTGGGGAGGAGATGTGTTTGGTTTTTCTGTATTGTGTGGTGTTGTATCTTATGGTGAAGTTGCAAGACAATTATTAGCAACAGTATCATTGCATATTTCCCATAGCTGCTTACACACCAACAGTTTTTCCGACAAATTAATAGTCATTTCCTGCTTCTTGTTGCTTGTTCTTTCTATGTAGAACCCAATCAAGAAAAAGGTAAGTTTGTGTTTAGGGTGTTTGGGCAGGCCATGTCAACACATCCTGAGACCTCTCACGAAAAGATACTATTTGAAAAATGGTCAATATCTTCCATCGCCTCACCACAGAAGAGGCATGCTTGAACTATATTTGGATAGAATATTGCCTACAAACCAATCCTCAGaggaaaataaaaggaatttgaaaattttcagtttTGAGTTTTGTTGAATTGTAATGCAACTCTGCAGTGCCTTGATAGGTAATTATTTTTGCCTAATTTCATGGAAACAAGCTTTGGCTTATGACATGTTTGCTTTGCGAAAACTGATTGGTTTTGAGCTCACTGTGTTTCTGGCTTTTGTTATGACCAGACTTCTGACCTATGAGTTAATTGTCGTGGTACAAGAAGTGTTTGCCCAAGTATCGTTTGCAACTGCTTTTGACTTTCATAAAGTTTTGCTGAAAATGCGAAAGTTACCGATTAGTTTCATGTCATATGTATACACATTATGGCTCACAAGGTCCAATGAGGGAAAGATAAATCAGCTGGCTAATCTAAATATTGATACTGCTCAGGATTGGAGTGTTTTGTGTATTCCGTCGTTCGGTATATGCTACACTGATTACTGCGAGTTACTGTAGTGGTTGCTAGACCATAGAGGTCTCTAATACTATGTGCATTGTTGTTTCCCTGTTCAGGAAGCTAACTGTCATCAGGGCATTTTATTTTCACCATTTCATGATCTTGTTTTGGTATGGTATCTATAAAAAACCTGATTTTTCATCCCAATTCTCGTTCTGCTTGCATAGCTGTAAATAGTTCTTGACCAAAAAAAGAGCTGTAATATTTGGAGTTATATTTGGGGTAAAAGTGGTAATTGCATATATATTGCCTTGGTCTGAATCTCCCTCACATTGGGCGTCATGTTCAAGCGGAAATTACATCCATTGCGGGGTCAAATGGTCCCTTAGCTACATTTGAAGTTGTAAAATTGCTGTTTAGTTCTAAATTACGTAGTTTCCACTAAATTCCACATTGTTATAGGTACCGTGCCATTACAAGCGCATACTACCGAGGGGCTATTGGTGCTTTGTTAGTGTATGATGTCACTCGGCATGCCACATTTGAGAATGTAGCAAGGTGGTTGAAGGAACTGAGGGACCATACGGACCCCAACATTGTAGTGATGCTCATTGGCAACAAATCAGATCTTCGCCATCTGGTGGCTGTCTCAACAGAGGATGGTAAATCTTTTGCCGAAAGAGAGTCCCTCTACTTCATGGAAACTTCTGCGTTGGAAGCAACCAACGTAGACAGTGCATTTACCGAAGTCTTGACTCAAATATACCGGGTGGTAAGCAAGAGGGCAGTCGAGGCAGGCAACAATGGAAGCGCTTCTGCTGTTCCATCTAAAGGACAGACCATAAATGTCAAAGATGATGGTTCTGTTTTCAAGAGAATTGGATGCTGCTCAAGCTAGAATTGGTAATTTTCCTGCTGGTgcttttcacaattttttttctttttcgggtTTTCCTTTCATCCTGCACATTGTATATGATCACTGGTAATCTGTCGTTAGACTAAGAAACTAGTTATTTTCAGATATATTGTTAGCTAGATTTGCCTAATAGGCCAGGTCAGGGTCTGTATATTGAACGTTAGGTGGTTTCGTTTCTTTTTATACCAGAACTTGTGGCCTCCGGATCATATTTGCCAGAACTTATGACCATTTGTGTACTTGCAAAAACCATGAAACTTGGTTCTCTCAGGAGGAAAAGAGCGAAAAACGAAGAAAAAAACCCCGTAATAAACCAGACTAGGCCCCAAAGGCCTGGGCTAGAAGACCTTTCGAGCAAAATTATGAATTTACGGGGTTTAGTGTTGTGCCATGGTCAGTTGCGTATGCGCATATGATGCATGATCTCATGGATGATGTTATTTAGATTATAAGAGTGTTATCCTTTGGATCCGGTCGGCAATCGTATAAAAATCTAGTACACAAATGTACAAGGACAAGTATTGATAACAATAAAAATCACAGGCGGAAAATGATGTTccaatttttcttcttgtttaggGAAGTCCTTGTGTTTGTCATTTTAGACTTGAATGATAACAAAACAAAgcaatacataaataaaataaaataaaataaaaagggctTTTATCTCAATCAAGTGGCTAAGAACATTTATTTTGGACCTTAATTGTTGTATGTAATTCCCTTCTTATCCAATGCCGCTTGTGTAGAAACAAGAATTCAAGAGTAATATTACCAATTAGTGCTACgatttagtggtatttctcttcacttataagtagggggttttatgttcgattctcgccaaagatgaatttgaaccacattattactaactcattgtgagattTAGCCCACTTCTcactcccttagtgtagatttaaaaaaaaaaaaaaaggtggtgaTTTTTAAAacagaactttaacgaaaagccatgatactattcactttaacaaaaaatcacatttttacactaaaaggtcaatcctggtactattcactttaccttttattttgtcattatcgttaaaactcaaagttttcaagccctttttattagttttccttttttaaaatTCACACATCATGTTGAATCCAGTCCTTAGTCAACTTAAATGTTAGAATAAAACCTTGTCTGTTTAAATAGTTTGATTGAGGTCACTAGAATCATTTAAGGGATTTAACTCCTgcatttatgcattcaatatcccataatgatgaaatttaaacaaattccaataatttttttatagtaattacctaaaaattaattataaagtAATATTGTTCACATAGTtctagccaaaaaaaaaaatgtactcacgtgattattaatatattttaagaaattaatttttttttatcggaAAAATATGCCTTAAAACGAGAAATCATGCTTACAATCACTGCCTAAAGAGTTGAATAAGAAGGCAGAATGAGCAAAATTAGGAATACAATACTCCCAGTAATGACTATTGCTACTAATAAGCCCCTACTTAGCAAAGGCATCCTCTAGAAAATTTGCTTCCCTAAAGGTATGCTTTCAAATCACTAACGAACAAGCTGAAGTGAACCATTtaatgtgacaacccgtccctaattctagaattttataaattttaatggtgttacgaaaatgcccttagaggcgaGGGTATTGACTTACGTTGACAAACGTATAGTGAGATGTATGAAATATTCCT
This window harbors:
- the LOC126583789 gene encoding ras-related protein Rab11D, with protein sequence MAGYKGDDEYDYLFKLVLIGDSGVGKSNLLSRFTRNEFNLESKSTIGVEFATKTLTVDAKLIKAQIWDTAGQERYRAITSAYYRGAIGALLVYDVTRHATFENVARWLKELRDHTDPNIVVMLIGNKSDLRHLVAVSTEDGKSFAERESLYFMETSALEATNVDSAFTEVLTQIYRVVSKRAVEAGNNGSASAVPSKGQTINVKDDGSVFKRIGCCSS